From the Erythrolamprus reginae isolate rEryReg1 chromosome Z, rEryReg1.hap1, whole genome shotgun sequence genome, one window contains:
- the TMEM150B gene encoding modulator of macroautophagy TMEM150B isoform X5: MAKVHRKHSLCPFTMWFWSLLPVFLATVGVVGFWTVFGMAITNGSVNVTDTFPYISTCGAYPPQSCVFGQILNLGAFLGMVICFLRYQQIRDYGCHSRLNLLGLILGLLCAFGASLVGNFQGQYSDSARAVEKQYNQLEVHVIGAFLAFVIGNLYFWVQSFLTNRVRPRHGGNWIGPLRFVLTICGSILFISTVALFYLHLHSEAAYCEWAMAMVLFLLFGLFAVDFKHIGGCSIHVKPRGTDDNFPSVQISIQTVSL, translated from the exons ATGGCCAAGGTTCACAGGAAACATAGCTT GTGCCCTTTCACCATGTGGTTTTGGTCTTTGCTTCCTGTGTTCCTGGCTACAGTGGGGGTTGTTGGCTTCTGGACTGT ATTTGGCATGGCAATTACCAATGGTTCTGTTAATGTGACAGACACTTTTCCATATATCAG CACGTGCGGTGCTTATCCACCTCAGAGTTGCGTGTTTGGACAAATACTTAATCTAGGAGCCTTTTTAG GAATGGTGATCTGCTTTCTAAGGTACCAACAAATTCGTGATTATGGCTGCCACTCCCGTCTGAATCTACTTGGACTTATTTTAGGTCTACTTTGTGCCTTTGGTGCCTCATTAGTGGGGAATTTTCAG GGACAGTATTCAGACTCTGCGCGTGCAGTAGAAAAG CAATACAACCAACTGGAAGTCCATGTGATTGGTGCCTTCTTGGCTTTCGTGATTGGCAACCTTTATTTCTGGGTCCAGAGCTTTTTGACCAACCGAGTGAGACCAAGACACGGAGGAAACTGGATTGGACCACTCCGTTTCGTTCTTACCATTTGTGGTTCCATTTTGTTTATTTCCA CGGTTGCTCTTTTCTACCTGCACCTTCATTCTGAGGCAGCCTACTGCGAATGGGCCATGGCCATGGTCCTCTTCCTGCTCTTTGGCCTTTTTGCGGTGGATTTCAAGCACATCGGCGGCTGCTCAATCCACGTAAAGCCCCGCGGTACCGATGATAATTTCCCAAGTGTGCAGATATCGATACAAACCGTTTCGCTCTGA
- the TMEM150B gene encoding modulator of macroautophagy TMEM150B isoform X6 has product MWFWSLLPVFLATVGVVGFWTVFGMAITNGSVNVTDTFPYISTCGAYPPQSCVFGQILNLGAFLGMVICFLRYQQIRDYGCHSRLNLLGLILGLLCAFGASLVGNFQGQYSDSARAVEKQYNQLEVHVIGAFLAFVIGNLYFWVQSFLTNRVRPRHGGNWIGPLRFVLTICGSILFISTVALFYLHLHSEAAYCEWAMAMVLFLLFGLFAVDFKHIGGCSIHVKPRGTDDNFPSVQISIQTVSL; this is encoded by the exons ATGTGGTTTTGGTCTTTGCTTCCTGTGTTCCTGGCTACAGTGGGGGTTGTTGGCTTCTGGACTGT ATTTGGCATGGCAATTACCAATGGTTCTGTTAATGTGACAGACACTTTTCCATATATCAG CACGTGCGGTGCTTATCCACCTCAGAGTTGCGTGTTTGGACAAATACTTAATCTAGGAGCCTTTTTAG GAATGGTGATCTGCTTTCTAAGGTACCAACAAATTCGTGATTATGGCTGCCACTCCCGTCTGAATCTACTTGGACTTATTTTAGGTCTACTTTGTGCCTTTGGTGCCTCATTAGTGGGGAATTTTCAG GGACAGTATTCAGACTCTGCGCGTGCAGTAGAAAAG CAATACAACCAACTGGAAGTCCATGTGATTGGTGCCTTCTTGGCTTTCGTGATTGGCAACCTTTATTTCTGGGTCCAGAGCTTTTTGACCAACCGAGTGAGACCAAGACACGGAGGAAACTGGATTGGACCACTCCGTTTCGTTCTTACCATTTGTGGTTCCATTTTGTTTATTTCCA CGGTTGCTCTTTTCTACCTGCACCTTCATTCTGAGGCAGCCTACTGCGAATGGGCCATGGCCATGGTCCTCTTCCTGCTCTTTGGCCTTTTTGCGGTGGATTTCAAGCACATCGGCGGCTGCTCAATCCACGTAAAGCCCCGCGGTACCGATGATAATTTCCCAAGTGTGCAGATATCGATACAAACCGTTTCGCTCTGA
- the TMEM150B gene encoding modulator of macroautophagy TMEM150B isoform X7, with product MWFWSLLPVFLATVGVVGFWTVFGMAITNGSVNVTDTFPYISTCGAYPPQSCVFGQILNLGAFLGMVICFLRYQQIRDYGCHSRLNLLGLILGLLCAFGASLVGNFQQYNQLEVHVIGAFLAFVIGNLYFWVQSFLTNRVRPRHGGNWIGPLRFVLTICGSILFISTVALFYLHLHSEAAYCEWAMAMVLFLLFGLFAVDFKHIGGCSIHVKPRGTDDNFPSVQISIQTVSL from the exons ATGTGGTTTTGGTCTTTGCTTCCTGTGTTCCTGGCTACAGTGGGGGTTGTTGGCTTCTGGACTGT ATTTGGCATGGCAATTACCAATGGTTCTGTTAATGTGACAGACACTTTTCCATATATCAG CACGTGCGGTGCTTATCCACCTCAGAGTTGCGTGTTTGGACAAATACTTAATCTAGGAGCCTTTTTAG GAATGGTGATCTGCTTTCTAAGGTACCAACAAATTCGTGATTATGGCTGCCACTCCCGTCTGAATCTACTTGGACTTATTTTAGGTCTACTTTGTGCCTTTGGTGCCTCATTAGTGGGGAATTTTCAG CAATACAACCAACTGGAAGTCCATGTGATTGGTGCCTTCTTGGCTTTCGTGATTGGCAACCTTTATTTCTGGGTCCAGAGCTTTTTGACCAACCGAGTGAGACCAAGACACGGAGGAAACTGGATTGGACCACTCCGTTTCGTTCTTACCATTTGTGGTTCCATTTTGTTTATTTCCA CGGTTGCTCTTTTCTACCTGCACCTTCATTCTGAGGCAGCCTACTGCGAATGGGCCATGGCCATGGTCCTCTTCCTGCTCTTTGGCCTTTTTGCGGTGGATTTCAAGCACATCGGCGGCTGCTCAATCCACGTAAAGCCCCGCGGTACCGATGATAATTTCCCAAGTGTGCAGATATCGATACAAACCGTTTCGCTCTGA
- the TMEM150B gene encoding modulator of macroautophagy TMEM150B isoform X8, giving the protein MAKVHRKHSLFGMAITNGSVNVTDTFPYISTCGAYPPQSCVFGQILNLGAFLGMVICFLRYQQIRDYGCHSRLNLLGLILGLLCAFGASLVGNFQGQYSDSARAVEKQYNQLEVHVIGAFLAFVIGNLYFWVQSFLTNRVRPRHGGNWIGPLRFVLTICGSILFISTVALFYLHLHSEAAYCEWAMAMVLFLLFGLFAVDFKHIGGCSIHVKPRGTDDNFPSVQISIQTVSL; this is encoded by the exons ATGGCCAAGGTTCACAGGAAACATAGCTT ATTTGGCATGGCAATTACCAATGGTTCTGTTAATGTGACAGACACTTTTCCATATATCAG CACGTGCGGTGCTTATCCACCTCAGAGTTGCGTGTTTGGACAAATACTTAATCTAGGAGCCTTTTTAG GAATGGTGATCTGCTTTCTAAGGTACCAACAAATTCGTGATTATGGCTGCCACTCCCGTCTGAATCTACTTGGACTTATTTTAGGTCTACTTTGTGCCTTTGGTGCCTCATTAGTGGGGAATTTTCAG GGACAGTATTCAGACTCTGCGCGTGCAGTAGAAAAG CAATACAACCAACTGGAAGTCCATGTGATTGGTGCCTTCTTGGCTTTCGTGATTGGCAACCTTTATTTCTGGGTCCAGAGCTTTTTGACCAACCGAGTGAGACCAAGACACGGAGGAAACTGGATTGGACCACTCCGTTTCGTTCTTACCATTTGTGGTTCCATTTTGTTTATTTCCA CGGTTGCTCTTTTCTACCTGCACCTTCATTCTGAGGCAGCCTACTGCGAATGGGCCATGGCCATGGTCCTCTTCCTGCTCTTTGGCCTTTTTGCGGTGGATTTCAAGCACATCGGCGGCTGCTCAATCCACGTAAAGCCCCGCGGTACCGATGATAATTTCCCAAGTGTGCAGATATCGATACAAACCGTTTCGCTCTGA